The following are encoded in a window of Panicum virgatum strain AP13 chromosome 5N, P.virgatum_v5, whole genome shotgun sequence genomic DNA:
- the LOC120674625 gene encoding putative pentatricopeptide repeat-containing protein At1g56570, whose amino-acid sequence MSLKHATTLIKSLCVRGAVRHARAVFDEMPDRDVVAWTAMLSGYASTGCHHEALDVFRRMLAAGVVPNEFTLSSVLTPGASPGFGVWVFNIILLQKILGIQLNTLESIPGPPLLTACRGGGAALIHAVAVMRGVDHMPYVVNALIDAYVSHGDSLVDARRLFEALGGWRTAASWTSMIAGYVRWGQENTGLQLFQNIIQDDVELSPFTCSIAIHACASVGNLRFGQQIHVLSIRKALGLNLAVANSLVDMYCTCESILEARRLFDEMPERNLVTWNTIIAGSSRCDPLMAMQLLVDMNLEPNCLTLASITSACAGLAALRCGQQVHGAVLRRNYGDDLKICNALVDMYSKCGNISNAKKVFNMMNCKDILSWTSMIGGYGMNGCANEAIELFNSMVHAGVHPDHVVFMGLISACSRAGLVDEGWNLFRSMLFEYDIQPSKEIYGCVTNLLARAGMLREAFNLIDTMPITPDEPVWGALLVACKMHKNVDLGRLVARKLIEINPDEVKTYVLLANIYAADGKWGEYAVTRRLLRGTGSSKEVALSWIEVTDKVCSFSTADSSSPQVSLADEILQILA is encoded by the exons ATGTCGCTGAAACACGCTACCACGCTCATCAAATCTCTATGCGTGCGCGGCGCGGTCCGCCACGCCCGCGCCGTGTTCGATGAAATGCCCGACCGGGACGTCGTGGCGTGGACGGCCATGCTCTCCGGCTACGCCTCCACCGGCTGCCACCATGAGGCGCTGGACGTCTTCCGGCGCATGCTCGCGGCCGGCGTCGTCCCCAACGAGTTCACCCTATCCAGCGTCCTGACGCCAGGGGCGAGCCCAGGATTTGGGGTTTGGGTATTCAACATT attttgttgcaaaaaattttgggtattcagttgaataccctTGAATCAATACCAGGCCCGCCCCTGCTGACCgcgtgccgtggcggcggcgcagcgttgATCCATGCCGTTGCTGTGATGCGGGGCGTGGACCACATGCCATATGTTGTGAACGCGCTCATTGACGCGTACGTGTCCCACGGGGACAGCCTTGTGGACGCGAGGAGGCTGTTCGAAGCGCTTGGGGGATGGCGCACGGCTGCATCGTGGACGTCCATGATAGCCGGTTATGTCCGTTGGGGACAGGAGAACACGGGGCTGCAATTGTTCCAAAATATCATTCAG GATGATGTTGAACTGAGTCCATTCACCTGCTCTATTGCAATCCATGCATGTGCTTCAGTAGGGAACTTACGTTTTGGACAGCAAATTCATGTACTCTCCATAAGGAAAGCTCTTGGGCTGAATCTTGCTGTTGCAAATTCTCTGGTCGACATGTACTGCACTTGTGAAAGCATACTGGAAGCTAGGAGGCTTTTTGATGAGATGCCTGAAAGAAACTTGGTCACCTGGAATACCATTATTGCTGGATCTAGCCGATGTGATCCTCTAATGGCCATGCAGCTGCTTGTTGACATGAATCTTGAGCCAAATTGCTTGACTCTAGCTAGCATCACATCAGCATGTGCTGGTCTTGCAGCTCTAAGATGTGGTCAGCAGGTCCATGGGGCTGTACTTAGGAGAAACTATGGCGATGACCTAAAGATTTGCAATGCCCTTGTGGACATGTACTCCAAGTGTGGAAACATTTCTAATGCTAAGAAGGTATTTAACATGATGAATTGCAAGGATATACTATCATGGACATCAATGATTGGTGGGTATGGGATGAATGGGTGTGCGAATGAGGCCATCGAGCTGTTCAATTCCATGGTTCATGCTGGGGTTCATC CAGACCATGTTGTGTTCATGGGCCTTATCAGTGCTTGCAGCCGTGCTGGTTTAGTAGATGAAGGATGGAACCTTTTCAGGTCAATGCTATTTGAGTATGATATTCAACCTAGCAAGGAGATTTATGGTTGTGTCACCAATCTTCTTGCTCGTGCAGGGATGCTGAGAGAAGCCTTTAACCTCATTGATACAATGCCAATCACTCCTGATGAACCTGTCTGGGGAGCATTGCTTGTTGCTTGCAAGATGCACAAGAATGTAGATCTGGGCAGACTAGTTGCAAGGAAACTAATTGAGATTAATCCTGATGAAGTGAAGACTTATGTCCTGCTTGCAAACATATACGCTGCAGATGGCAAATGGGGTGAGTATGCTGTGACAAGGAGGTTACTGAGGGGCacaggaagcagtaaggaggtCGCATTGAGTTGGATAGAGGTAACAGATAAGGTGTGTAGCTTTAGCACAGCTGACAGTAGCAGTCCTCAAGTTAGTTTGGCAGATGAGATATTGCAGATCTTAGCTTAA
- the LOC120673721 gene encoding transcription factor JAMYB-like, with translation MEMDAQWMSPSGGSISLPSSAAAAAAELRRGPWTAEEDALLAGYVAAHGEGRWNELTLAAGLRRTGKSCRLRWLNYLRPGVRRGGFTPREQLLILDLHSRWGNRWSKIAAHLPGRTDNEVKNYWRTRVQKHAKQLGCDVGSGRFHDAMRNLWMPRLLERIHADESAAAGDASHYFHAASPAHAPPSQPAYPNAAAPTSSCARATSPDAASCVTGSPSPWEASPAAQFQTSSPSMPAWSTEQCQNGCSSATSGGDMFDESWSELLARANHDDADSAGLPGFGLLGETGDSLWSLDDIWQQPLC, from the coding sequence ATGGAGATGGACGCGCAGTGGATGTCTCCTAGCGGCGGCAGCATCAGCTTGCcgtcgtccgcggcggcggcggcggcggagctgcggcgggggccgtggacggcggaggaggacgcgcTGCTGGCGGGCTACGTGGCGGCGCACGGGGAGGGCCGCTGGAACGAGCTGACGCTCGCCGCGGGGCTGCGCCGCACCGGCAAGAGCTGCCGCCTCCGGTGGCTCAACTACCTCCGCCCCGGGGTGCGCCGCGGCGGCTTCACCCCGCGGGAGCAGCTGCTCATCCTCGACCTCCACTCCCGCTGGGGCAACCGCTGGTCCAAGATCGCCGCGCACCTGCCGGGCCGCACCGACAACGAGGTCAAGAACTACTGGCGCACGCGGGTGCAGAAGCACGCCAAGCAGCTCGGCTGCGACGTCGGCAGCGGCCGCTTCCACGACGCCATGAGGAACCTCTGGATGCCGCGCCTGCTCGAGCGGATCCACGCCGACGagtccgccgccgctggtgacGCTTCGCACTACTTCCACGCCGCGAGCCCAGCGCACGCGCCGCCCTCCCAGCCGGCGTACCCCAACGCTGCAGCACCCACCAGCAGCTGCGCGCGCGCAACTTCACCGGACGCCGCGTCGTGCGTGACCGGGTCGCCGTCGCCATGGGAGGCGTCGCCGGCAGCGCAGTTCCAGACAAGCAGTCCGAGCATGCCGGCTTGGTCCACCGAGCAGTGCCAAAACGGCTGCTCGAGCGCGACGAGCGGTGGTGACATGTTCGACGAGAGCTGGTCGGAGCTTCTTGCGCGCGCCAACCACGACGACGCGGATTCCGCCGGACTGCCGGGCTTCGGATTATTGGGAGAAACTGGAGACAGTTTGTGGAGTTTGGACGATATCTGGCAGCAACCGCTATGCTGA